The Diadema setosum chromosome 1, eeDiaSeto1, whole genome shotgun sequence genome has a window encoding:
- the LOC140228063 gene encoding uncharacterized protein, with amino-acid sequence MSSEAGYIAGIVVGAAIASAFLFTCLYSAYRAIMDRRRIIAKNKYIREQRLLAAADCDATVPINEPADAEPTAPQQQHQLKAPEPVGRQLRVASAPNIQEARRGSAFKPPPTPTEKRWTRQGLQYRHEGGVVHIHKTDSTGGDTNSECGSRKNSRPDTGELEGDVFIPVPTTHRQRSASADVPHTGQPAADRPGPSPHGQPQQKPVYLSTDGSGTQPQSTTEAPKSSPGSKDPSWV; translated from the exons ATGTCCAGTGAAGCGGGTTATATAGCAGGCATTGTAGTGGGCGCGGCAATAGCCTCTGCTTTCCTTTTCACGTGTCTCTACTCGGCGTACAGGGCTATAAT GGACCGTAGGAGAATCATTGCCAAGAACAAATACATCCGCGAACAGAGACTGCTGGCAGCGGCCGACTGTGATGCAACAGTGCCCATAAATGAGCCGGCTGACGCAGAACCCACAGCCCCGCAACAACAGCACCAGCTGAAAGCACCGGAACCTGTTGGTCGACAGCTCAGGGTGGCAAGTGCACCAAACATACAGGAGGCCCGACGAGGGTCGGCATTCAAGCCGCCCCCAACACCTACAGAAAAGCGGTGGACGAGACAGGGGCTTCAATACCGACACGAAGGTGGTGTGGTGCACATACACAAAACAGACAGTACCGGAGGCGACACGAATTCAGAATGCGGCAGCAGGAAGAATTCGAGACCAGACACAGGTGAACTCGAAGGGGATGTGTTCATACCAGTGCCCACGACACATCGGCAGCGCTCTGCCTCTGCTGACGTACCGCACACGGGACAGCCCGCTGCAGATAGACCAGGTCCAAGTCCACATGGGCAACCACAACAGAAACCCGTGTACTTAAGTACGGACGGATCGGGAACGCAGCCGCAAAGCACGACAGAGGCACCCAAGTCGTCACCGGGCTCCAAGGATCCTTCCTGGGTCTAG